One window of the Haloarcula halobia genome contains the following:
- a CDS encoding CaiB/BaiF CoA transferase family protein encodes MSDALEGITIADFSQMMQGPWGTMALADMGADVIKIEPLGGEYERHLRVAGEMYEGKSPYYLAMNRNKRSVAVDLKDDRGKAVARDIVADADVVVENFRPGVMEKLGFGYEDVCEYNPDVVYASGSGYGSSGPYETRPGQDLLIQAMSGLMDATGRRDDPPTAAGTFVADQLSALFIALHVVIALYHREQTGQGQKIEASLLNSMIAGMCQEVAATTNLDREFERPESSLSHVQFDAPYGVYETADGHVAISLGDLDDFADALAVEGLETDDSPEAAYERRDEIHGIIERVTRERETDALLDQLLEADIWAAPVNDMAAMIDDPQVRHNDMIIEIEDPDVGSFQTTGFPVDMSETPASVERPPPRVGEHTRDVLTELGYDADVIEELVGDDVLEAFEAESHT; translated from the coding sequence ATGTCCGACGCACTCGAGGGAATCACTATCGCCGATTTCAGCCAGATGATGCAGGGGCCGTGGGGGACCATGGCGCTTGCGGACATGGGCGCAGACGTGATCAAGATCGAGCCGCTGGGCGGCGAGTACGAGCGCCACCTGCGGGTCGCCGGCGAGATGTACGAGGGAAAGAGCCCCTACTACCTCGCGATGAACCGGAACAAGCGGAGCGTGGCGGTCGACCTCAAGGACGACCGGGGGAAAGCGGTCGCCCGTGACATCGTCGCCGACGCCGACGTCGTGGTCGAGAACTTCCGGCCGGGCGTCATGGAGAAACTGGGCTTTGGCTACGAGGACGTCTGCGAGTACAATCCCGACGTCGTCTACGCGTCCGGGTCGGGATACGGGTCGTCCGGGCCGTACGAGACCCGGCCCGGCCAGGACCTGTTGATACAGGCCATGAGCGGCCTCATGGACGCGACCGGGCGGCGAGACGACCCGCCGACGGCCGCCGGGACGTTCGTCGCCGACCAGCTGTCGGCCCTCTTTATCGCGCTGCACGTCGTGATCGCGCTCTACCACCGGGAACAGACGGGGCAGGGCCAGAAGATAGAGGCCAGCCTGCTGAACTCGATGATCGCGGGGATGTGCCAGGAGGTGGCCGCCACGACGAACTTAGACCGGGAGTTCGAGCGGCCCGAATCGAGCCTCTCGCACGTCCAGTTCGACGCGCCCTACGGCGTCTACGAGACCGCCGACGGACACGTGGCCATCTCGCTCGGCGACCTCGACGACTTCGCGGACGCGCTCGCGGTCGAGGGGCTCGAAACGGACGACTCGCCCGAGGCGGCTTACGAGCGACGCGACGAGATACACGGCATCATCGAGCGCGTCACGCGCGAGCGCGAGACGGACGCTTTGCTCGACCAGCTCCTCGAGGCGGACATCTGGGCGGCACCGGTCAACGACATGGCGGCGATGATCGACGACCCGCAGGTCCGGCACAACGACATGATTATCGAGATCGAGGACCCGGACGTGGGGTCGTTCCAGACGACGGGGTTCCCCGTGGACATGTCCGAGACGCCCGCGAGCGTCGAGCGCCCGCCGCCACGCGTCGGCGAGCACACGCGGGACGTGCTCACCGAGCTGGGATACGACGCCGACGTGATCGAAGAGCTGGTCGGCGACGACGTCCTCGAGGCGTTCGAGGCGGAGAGTCACACGTGA
- a CDS encoding MFS transporter, with product MSTRTADEEKLLMGYSGRMLVVMSVGTMSIMAGRLVISPLLPSIIEDLSITPFAAGIALSLMWALTATLQYFSGRSADELSRKTVLLTGLLVAVVGLSLLSTATSYPLFLLATATIGASAGIYPVAAYVQTTDLYVERRGAAFGVLSASMDLGGAVAPAIAVVVLTVWIWRGAFLPILAAVLVVMLLMHVWNREEYVVERVNLNIRETGTRILGKQSTRRILVAAGLVAFTWQGMASFLPTYLQVEKGFSPTVASVIFTGLFVVGATARPVSGRLGDRYGYLRISVLMALVGATGLVSLLVTESLLAAVASTALFGAGIAGFWPTTLTMISQVFPDGSMGGDFGGSRMMYVGFGSLGPAYIGYVAGELNYTVAFIGLIGCLLLSGTVIFWQLRFGSEV from the coding sequence GTGAGTACCCGGACAGCCGACGAAGAGAAACTCCTGATGGGGTACTCCGGACGGATGCTGGTCGTGATGTCCGTCGGGACGATGTCCATCATGGCGGGCCGCCTCGTCATCTCGCCGCTGCTCCCGTCGATAATCGAGGACCTGTCGATCACGCCCTTCGCTGCCGGCATCGCACTGTCGCTGATGTGGGCGCTCACGGCGACCCTCCAGTACTTCAGCGGCCGGAGCGCGGACGAACTCTCGCGGAAGACGGTCCTCCTGACCGGACTCCTCGTCGCCGTCGTCGGCCTCTCGCTGCTCTCGACCGCGACGAGTTACCCGCTTTTCTTGCTGGCTACCGCGACGATCGGTGCGAGCGCGGGGATCTATCCCGTCGCGGCGTACGTCCAGACGACGGACCTGTACGTCGAACGGCGTGGCGCGGCGTTCGGCGTGCTCTCGGCGTCGATGGACCTCGGAGGGGCGGTGGCACCCGCTATCGCGGTCGTCGTCCTGACCGTCTGGATCTGGCGGGGCGCCTTCCTCCCGATTCTCGCAGCCGTGCTCGTGGTCATGTTGCTGATGCACGTCTGGAACCGGGAGGAGTACGTGGTCGAGCGCGTGAACCTGAACATCCGCGAGACGGGTACCCGGATCCTCGGCAAACAGAGCACGCGACGTATCCTGGTGGCTGCCGGGCTGGTCGCGTTCACCTGGCAGGGGATGGCCAGTTTCCTCCCGACCTATCTCCAGGTGGAGAAGGGGTTCTCGCCGACGGTCGCCAGCGTCATCTTCACCGGTCTCTTCGTCGTCGGGGCGACCGCGCGGCCGGTGAGCGGGCGACTGGGCGACCGGTACGGCTACCTCCGTATCTCGGTGCTGATGGCGCTCGTCGGCGCGACCGGCCTCGTCTCGCTGCTGGTCACGGAGTCGTTGCTGGCCGCCGTCGCCAGTACCGCCCTGTTCGGGGCCGGAATCGCCGGCTTCTGGCCGACCACGCTGACGATGATCTCGCAGGTGTTCCCCGACGGGAGCATGGGCGGTGACTTCGGCGGGAGTCGGATGATGTACGTCGGGTTCGGGAGTCTCGGGCCGGCCTACATCGGCTACGTCGCGGGAGAACTGAACTACACGGTCGCGTTCATCGGTCTCATCGGCTGTCTCCTCCTGAGCGGGACCGTCATCTTCTGGCAGCTCCGCTTCGGGAGCGAGGTGTGA
- a CDS encoding dihydrodipicolinate synthase family protein — MSLDLTGVHPAHLVPFDDRGEIHEESLGAHVAALDRVDGLNAMVTNGHGAEVFALSHDERVRLVEVVDANVGSGTPVVSGLVAGSTREAVEQGRRLRAAGADAFLLFPPHTSINHRADAAIEYVETVGQALDVPLVLFQHPVWAGGTYDSDLLVELAGLDEVVAVKNACWDMDRFQDDVYALGNAEADIQLLVANDEHLLASYALRADGTLLILAAVIPELIVDLFEAVQAGDLEAARDAYERADPFIRMAFGEPRADSNARLKKVLELQGAFPNAAPRPPAQPVDDDEVPAIRRAMERVGLTVA, encoded by the coding sequence ATGTCACTCGACTTGACGGGTGTCCATCCCGCCCACCTGGTACCGTTCGACGACCGCGGCGAGATCCACGAGGAGTCGCTCGGCGCGCACGTCGCCGCGTTAGACCGGGTCGACGGCCTGAACGCGATGGTGACCAACGGCCACGGCGCGGAGGTGTTCGCGCTCTCGCACGACGAGCGCGTCCGCCTCGTCGAGGTCGTCGACGCCAACGTCGGGTCGGGGACGCCGGTCGTCTCCGGACTCGTCGCCGGGTCGACCCGCGAGGCCGTCGAACAGGGCCGCCGACTGCGGGCCGCCGGTGCGGACGCGTTCCTGCTGTTCCCGCCACACACGTCGATAAACCACCGCGCCGACGCGGCGATCGAGTACGTCGAGACGGTCGGGCAGGCGCTCGACGTGCCGCTCGTCCTCTTCCAGCATCCAGTGTGGGCCGGCGGCACGTACGACTCGGACCTGCTGGTCGAGCTCGCGGGGCTGGATGAGGTCGTCGCGGTGAAAAACGCCTGCTGGGACATGGATCGGTTCCAGGACGACGTCTACGCGCTGGGGAACGCCGAGGCCGACATCCAGTTGCTCGTGGCCAACGACGAGCACCTGCTTGCCTCGTACGCGCTCCGGGCCGACGGCACGCTGTTGATCCTGGCGGCGGTCATCCCGGAGCTGATCGTGGACCTCTTCGAGGCCGTCCAGGCGGGCGACCTCGAGGCCGCCCGGGACGCCTACGAACGAGCGGACCCGTTCATCCGGATGGCGTTTGGCGAGCCACGCGCCGACTCGAACGCCCGGTTGAAGAAGGTCCTCGAGTTGCAGGGGGCGTTCCCGAACGCAGCACCGCGGCCGCCGGCACAGCCGGTCGACGACGACGAGGTGCCAGCGATCCGACGGGCGATGGAACGTGTCGGGCTCACCGTGGCGTAG
- a CDS encoding glycoside hydrolase family 88/105 protein has protein sequence MTDVPSDLIERVAAHTVARDMESEEWEKGIAILGLLATGDQRFVDAARSLVDRSIETQTSAGQYSYGSLDVKPHQGWTDLEDFKGLVDPSVIGVSVLEFYRRTGDEDYLDSATRQYEFLRDAPRTADGGIPQHKGALELWVDTIYEICPFLAAYGAVTGDEAAFDEAAHQIAVQAKHLQDSHTDLFRHEWREQPDTFPESAFWSRGNGWAAAGILDTLEHLPDDHDDREELVDIFRRLAAAIRPLQDASGYWHNVLDDDQTPLETSGTTMFAYAFHKGYEMGLLEDEAYLEAADRAMAVCTGVVDDDGAVRRVAGPPGGPDAPLTVTSYGQGWFLKAACQMD, from the coding sequence ATGACCGACGTGCCTTCGGACCTCATCGAGCGAGTGGCAGCACACACCGTCGCGAGAGACATGGAGAGCGAGGAGTGGGAGAAGGGCATCGCCATCCTCGGACTCCTCGCGACGGGGGACCAGCGGTTCGTCGACGCGGCACGGTCGCTGGTGGACCGTTCGATCGAGACACAGACGAGCGCGGGCCAGTACTCCTACGGGTCGCTCGACGTCAAGCCCCACCAGGGCTGGACCGACCTCGAGGACTTCAAGGGCCTCGTCGACCCCAGCGTCATCGGGGTCTCGGTCCTGGAGTTCTACCGCCGAACCGGCGACGAGGACTACCTCGACTCCGCGACCCGCCAGTACGAGTTCCTCCGCGACGCGCCACGCACCGCCGATGGCGGCATCCCACAGCACAAGGGGGCCCTGGAGCTCTGGGTCGACACGATCTACGAGATCTGCCCGTTTCTCGCCGCTTACGGTGCGGTGACCGGTGACGAGGCGGCGTTCGACGAGGCGGCTCACCAGATCGCCGTCCAGGCAAAGCACCTGCAGGATTCCCACACCGACCTGTTCCGACACGAGTGGCGCGAACAGCCCGACACGTTCCCGGAGAGCGCCTTCTGGTCGCGCGGGAACGGCTGGGCCGCGGCGGGCATCCTCGATACGCTGGAGCACCTCCCGGACGACCACGACGACCGCGAGGAGCTGGTCGATATCTTCCGGCGACTGGCCGCGGCCATCCGTCCCCTGCAGGACGCCAGCGGCTACTGGCACAACGTCCTCGACGACGACCAGACGCCGCTCGAGACATCCGGGACCACCATGTTCGCCTACGCCTTCCACAAGGGATACGAGATGGGGCTGCTCGAAGACGAGGCGTACCTCGAGGCCGCGGACCGGGCGATGGCGGTCTGTACCGGCGTCGTCGACGACGACGGTGCCGTGCGACGGGTCGCCGGCCCGCCGGGCGGCCCCGATGCGCCCCTCACCGTCACCTCCTACGGACAGGGCTGGTTCCTCAAGGCCGCCTGCCAGATGGACTAG
- a CDS encoding extracellular solute-binding protein, with amino-acid sequence MKATTVGLGTLLAGCGGDGGSGGDGGSGGDGGSGGDGGSDGGDGGDGGDGDGGSTNGDQGDDLSGVSIDYWDVMNVQSQTASERVSQFIQDFQSDTGARVQLNKSGYSQMSGQKWVQAWQNENYPVAFNCEDFYFGRIIRTGHLMPFDDYKSDIDDALIDGMDWAMSLKQDAYRFWDIPGESNIINFPHATGVRNPLTVRTDLLEEAGYSLDDIPDTGSAVDDYEQMMEMAVEVQNNSGARYGFHGHGTWPDYNDNMAPWMSAQLGSGSRYISEDGTEPYPADEWTAWTQRYQDIVHEYEVSGPATASTSDEEVANMMYAGDVAMGTIETLNYPTFLRRAPDLMENGDLQIVPYPGGESGAPGHVGFHDSGLNKKPSNADSQRWERKLAVGKALLNKLGSSDFQVGYPDMVGWMPIRQDLWGDTEATHDEATGFSETNTTMLENAETTWPYHRFSNAIIFRTIAPYIQSAINQEMSPEDAMAQAREESSADIQSASDELGEVGSWPIS; translated from the coding sequence ATGAAAGCGACAACGGTCGGCCTCGGGACGCTACTCGCCGGCTGTGGTGGCGACGGTGGCAGTGGCGGCGACGGCGGCAGTGGCGGCGACGGCGGCAGTGGCGGCGACGGCGGCAGCGACGGCGGCGACGGCGGTGACGGCGGCGACGGTGACGGCGGCTCCACGAACGGTGACCAGGGTGACGACCTCTCCGGGGTCAGCATCGACTACTGGGACGTGATGAACGTCCAGTCACAGACGGCGTCCGAGCGGGTGAGCCAGTTCATCCAGGACTTCCAGAGCGATACCGGCGCCCGCGTCCAGCTGAACAAGTCCGGCTACAGCCAGATGAGCGGCCAGAAGTGGGTCCAGGCCTGGCAGAACGAGAACTACCCGGTCGCGTTCAACTGCGAGGACTTCTACTTCGGGCGTATCATCAGGACGGGCCACCTGATGCCCTTCGACGACTACAAGTCCGACATCGACGACGCCCTCATCGACGGGATGGACTGGGCGATGAGTCTCAAGCAGGACGCGTACCGGTTCTGGGACATCCCCGGCGAGAGCAACATCATCAACTTCCCGCACGCGACCGGCGTCCGCAACCCGCTGACGGTCCGAACGGACCTGCTCGAAGAGGCCGGGTACAGCCTGGACGACATCCCGGACACCGGCAGCGCGGTCGACGACTACGAGCAGATGATGGAGATGGCCGTGGAGGTCCAGAACAACTCCGGCGCCCGGTACGGGTTCCACGGACACGGCACCTGGCCCGACTACAACGACAACATGGCACCCTGGATGTCCGCCCAGCTCGGGTCGGGCAGCCGCTACATCAGCGAAGACGGCACGGAGCCGTACCCCGCCGACGAGTGGACGGCGTGGACCCAGCGGTATCAGGACATCGTCCACGAGTACGAGGTCTCCGGCCCGGCCACGGCGTCGACGTCCGACGAGGAGGTCGCCAACATGATGTACGCGGGCGACGTCGCGATGGGGACCATCGAGACGCTGAACTACCCGACCTTCCTCCGTCGCGCCCCGGACCTCATGGAGAACGGCGACCTGCAAATCGTCCCGTACCCGGGCGGAGAAAGTGGTGCCCCCGGCCACGTCGGGTTCCACGACAGCGGGCTGAACAAGAAACCGAGCAACGCAGACAGCCAGCGCTGGGAGCGCAAGCTCGCCGTCGGCAAGGCGCTCCTGAACAAGCTGGGTTCGTCGGACTTCCAGGTCGGGTACCCGGACATGGTCGGCTGGATGCCCATCCGGCAGGACCTCTGGGGCGATACGGAGGCCACGCACGACGAAGCGACAGGCTTCAGCGAGACGAACACCACGATGCTGGAGAACGCCGAGACCACGTGGCCCTACCACCGCTTCAGCAACGCGATCATCTTCCGGACCATCGCACCGTACATCCAGAGTGCGATCAACCAGGAGATGTCGCCGGAAGACGCGATGGCACAGGCCCGGGAGGAGTCCAGCGCGGACATCCAGTCTGCGAGCGACGAGCTCGGTGAGGTCGGCAGCTGGCCGATCTCGTAA
- a CDS encoding aldo/keto reductase, with translation MTQPPTVTLPSGDELPMVGVGTWDIGGDTVKGSVRAGLDAGYGHVDTAEGYKNEAEIGEVLSDYDREDVFLTSKILPKHLGYESVIEACEASLDRLGTDYLDLYLIHWPNPAISLRETMSAMATLHDRGWVRNVGVSNFSAYQLSCAQHVSDVPVAVNQIEFHPLFQRPDLVDYCRETDTVIEAAAPLGRTEVFDHPVVQDLAEKYDKSAPQIVLKWELERDIVVLPKSSTPDHVRSNFELFDWEMDDGDLERLDDADEDEPVYDFPARDWSPYTYGISE, from the coding sequence ATGACACAGCCACCAACCGTCACACTACCGAGCGGCGACGAACTCCCCATGGTCGGCGTGGGGACCTGGGACATCGGCGGCGACACCGTCAAGGGATCCGTCCGCGCCGGGCTGGATGCCGGATACGGGCACGTCGACACGGCAGAGGGATACAAGAACGAGGCGGAGATCGGCGAAGTCCTCTCGGATTACGACCGCGAGGACGTCTTCCTCACCTCGAAAATCCTGCCCAAGCACCTCGGGTACGAGTCGGTCATCGAGGCCTGTGAGGCCTCGCTGGACAGGCTCGGTACGGACTACCTCGACCTGTATCTCATCCACTGGCCCAACCCGGCCATCTCGCTGCGCGAGACCATGTCGGCGATGGCGACGCTGCACGACCGCGGCTGGGTCCGCAACGTCGGCGTCTCGAACTTCTCGGCCTACCAGCTGAGCTGTGCCCAGCACGTCTCGGACGTGCCGGTCGCGGTCAACCAGATCGAGTTCCACCCGCTGTTCCAGCGGCCGGATCTGGTCGACTACTGCCGCGAGACCGACACCGTGATCGAGGCCGCCGCCCCGCTGGGCCGGACCGAAGTCTTCGACCACCCCGTCGTACAGGACCTCGCCGAGAAGTACGACAAGTCCGCCCCCCAGATCGTCCTGAAATGGGAGCTCGAGCGGGACATCGTCGTGTTACCGAAGTCCTCGACGCCCGACCACGTCCGGTCGAACTTCGAACTGTTCGACTGGGAGATGGACGACGGCGACCTCGAACGCCTGGACGACGCCGACGAGGACGAGCCCGTCTACGACTTCCCGGCACGCGACTGGAGCCCCTACACCTACGGCATCTCCGAGTAG